Proteins co-encoded in one Ziziphus jujuba cultivar Dongzao chromosome 9, ASM3175591v1 genomic window:
- the LOC107434642 gene encoding large ribosomal subunit protein P2B: MKVLAAYMLAVLGGNTNPTADDLKKILSSVGAEVDENKIVFLLSQVDGKDFTELIASGREKLVSMSSSFGGAAVAVAATVGGENGAAAANEQEREEKVGEREESDDDDFNFTLFD; the protein is encoded by the coding sequence ATGAAGGTGCTGGCCGCATATATGCTTGCGGTGTTGGGAGGGAACACCAACCCAACAGCCGATGATTTGAAGAAGATTCTGTCATCGGTCGGAGCTGAGGTTGATGAAAACAAGATCGTGTTTCTTTTGTCTCAAGTCGATGGAAAGGATTTTACTGAGCTGATTGCCTCTGGAAGAGAAAAGTTGGTGTCAATGTCGTCGTCGTTTGGTGGTGCTGCAGTTGCTGTGGCTGCAACGGTAGGGGGCGAGAATGGCGCTGCTGCAGCCAATGAGCAGGAGAGAGAGGAGAAGGTCGGAGAAAGAGAGGAGTCCGACGACGATGATTTTAATTTCACCCTCTTCGACTAA
- the LOC107434636 gene encoding uncharacterized protein LOC107434636 isoform X2, translating to MSRREDRDSDSKRHRSRFDREPRNHTDQDQKHRRQLQDGLPLGSSLTSDARLDKGAVTKEPDRKSNGLEEGTKHSSNPTEVPRSRSYFQHDERGNAGQVGRSSGWGAASERGWWRDSRDQHKERTENKAGTNDTWQQDERAKGDEKDSWNHGGFFEMEADPPPARKRPAFREKKIQAHSGSADKASADTVKSSYLDLPSESGKREERGYSGRHLDSSEKPFSGDKAAPYRRETQRTGFLSRERYGGGGDGNYKGRDRYSGGRRGYCSNGTQVEKWKHDLYHEANRSPTPKNEEDQIAKVEALLGS from the exons ATGTCGCGTCGGGAGGATCGTGATTCTGACTCTAAACGACACCGTTCGAGATTCGATAGGGAACCCAG AAACCACACAGATCAGGATCAAAAGCATCGCCGCCAACTGCAAGATGGATTGCCTCTTGGCTCCTCGTTAACGTCTGATGCTAGACTAGATAAAGGGGCTGTAACCAAGGAACCTGACAGGAAATCTAATGGACTTGAAGAAGGAACAAAGCATTCGTCTAATCCAACTGAAGTGCCACGATCACGATCTTATTTTCAG CACGATGAGCGTGGTAATGCCGGGCAAGTTGGTCGAAGCTCTGGTTGGGGTGCAGCCAGTG AACGTGGATGGTGGAGGGATTCAAGGGATCAGCATAAAGAAAGGACAGAAAATAAGGCAGGAACTAATGATACATGGCAACAAGATGAGAGAGCCAAGGGAGATGAAAAAGACAGCTGGAACCATGGTGGGTTCTTTGAAATGGAGGCTGATCCACCTCCTGCAAGGAAAAGACCTGCATTTAGAGAGAAGAAGATTCAAGCCCACTCTGGAAGTGCTGATAAAGCATCTGCTGATACTGTAAAGTCGAGCTATCTGGACCTCCCTTCAGAAAgtggaaaaagggaggaaagaGGTTACAGTGGCCGCCATTTGGATAGTTCAGAGAAGCCATTTTCAGGAGACAAAGCAGCACCATATAGGAGAGAAACACAGAGAACTGGTTTTCTTTCAAGAGAAAGATATGGTGGTGGCGGTGATGGAAATTATAAGGGAAGAGATAGATACAGTGGGGGGAGGCGTGGGTATTGCAGTAATGGTACTCAGGTCGAGAAATGGAAACATGATCTATATCACGAGGCTAATAGAAGTCCAACCCCAAAAAATGAAGAGGACCAAATTGCTAAGGTGGAGGCACTCCTGGGTTCATAG
- the LOC107434636 gene encoding uncharacterized protein LOC107434636 isoform X1 has product MSRREDRDSDSKRHRSRFDREPSPKRSRRDGKPAPERLPSNSNLDFRNHTDQDQKHRRQLQDGLPLGSSLTSDARLDKGAVTKEPDRKSNGLEEGTKHSSNPTEVPRSRSYFQHDERGNAGQVGRSSGWGAASERGWWRDSRDQHKERTENKAGTNDTWQQDERAKGDEKDSWNHGGFFEMEADPPPARKRPAFREKKIQAHSGSADKASADTVKSSYLDLPSESGKREERGYSGRHLDSSEKPFSGDKAAPYRRETQRTGFLSRERYGGGGDGNYKGRDRYSGGRRGYCSNGTQVEKWKHDLYHEANRSPTPKNEEDQIAKVEALLGS; this is encoded by the exons ATGTCGCGTCGGGAGGATCGTGATTCTGACTCTAAACGACACCGTTCGAGATTCGATAGGGAACCCAG TCCTAAGCGGTCTAGGAGGGATGGAAAACCAGCACCAGAGAGGTTACCTAGCAATTCTAATTTGGATTTCAGAAACCACACAGATCAGGATCAAAAGCATCGCCGCCAACTGCAAGATGGATTGCCTCTTGGCTCCTCGTTAACGTCTGATGCTAGACTAGATAAAGGGGCTGTAACCAAGGAACCTGACAGGAAATCTAATGGACTTGAAGAAGGAACAAAGCATTCGTCTAATCCAACTGAAGTGCCACGATCACGATCTTATTTTCAG CACGATGAGCGTGGTAATGCCGGGCAAGTTGGTCGAAGCTCTGGTTGGGGTGCAGCCAGTG AACGTGGATGGTGGAGGGATTCAAGGGATCAGCATAAAGAAAGGACAGAAAATAAGGCAGGAACTAATGATACATGGCAACAAGATGAGAGAGCCAAGGGAGATGAAAAAGACAGCTGGAACCATGGTGGGTTCTTTGAAATGGAGGCTGATCCACCTCCTGCAAGGAAAAGACCTGCATTTAGAGAGAAGAAGATTCAAGCCCACTCTGGAAGTGCTGATAAAGCATCTGCTGATACTGTAAAGTCGAGCTATCTGGACCTCCCTTCAGAAAgtggaaaaagggaggaaagaGGTTACAGTGGCCGCCATTTGGATAGTTCAGAGAAGCCATTTTCAGGAGACAAAGCAGCACCATATAGGAGAGAAACACAGAGAACTGGTTTTCTTTCAAGAGAAAGATATGGTGGTGGCGGTGATGGAAATTATAAGGGAAGAGATAGATACAGTGGGGGGAGGCGTGGGTATTGCAGTAATGGTACTCAGGTCGAGAAATGGAAACATGATCTATATCACGAGGCTAATAGAAGTCCAACCCCAAAAAATGAAGAGGACCAAATTGCTAAGGTGGAGGCACTCCTGGGTTCATAG
- the LOC132799394 gene encoding uncharacterized protein LOC132799394: MANGESKRDPIWEHGFPIEGNKSGTICKYYNRVMKSGEITRLKYHLSGIDPSHNVQPCGQVPPEVKKFIIDLLKGKQQRKIKKANRMEEIRADLRGQMHAETYDVNDEDDDDIAYPPGMDLYEKNDYREAIPNKASSHHFKNLVAGCQQAGPGIEPPTLYEINTKYLDMEYEEIKDHVNKMKAKWETYGCTIMCDGWNGPTRMSIINFMVYSKESTVFLKSIDASNQIKDHKYIYEQLKKIILKVGKKNVVQVVTDNGSTFVKAGKKLMGDYNLYWTPCAAHCIDLMFEDIGKNENVAIVIKQVRAITTYIYNHNWLLAKMRETCKGDIIRLGLTRFATNYLALDSLVKKKAGLKQLFTSTDWTNHNYSASKEGQTVENIVLNHTF, encoded by the exons ATGGCTAATGGAGAAAGCAAACGTGATCCTATATGGGAACATGGTTTTCCAATTGAAGGTAATAAaagtggaacaatatgcaaataTTATAATCGAGTGATGAAGAGTGGTGAAATAACACGATTAAAATACCACCTTAGTGGTATTGATCCTTCACACAATGTACAACCTTGTGGTCAAGTGCCCCCtgaagttaaaaaattcataatagatttgttaaaaggaaaacaacaacGTAAGATCAAAAAAGCAAATAGAATGGAAGAGATTCGTGCAGATTTACGAGGACAAATGCATGCTGAAACATATGATGTgaatgatgaggatgatgatgacatAGCATATCCACCTGGGATGGATCTATATGAGAAAAATGATTATCGAGAGGCAATTC CAAATAAAGCATCATCCCatcatttcaagaatttggtagCAGGATGCCAACAAGCAGGGCCAGGTATAGAACCTCCAACCCTTTATGAGATCAACACAAAATATTTGGATATGGAGTATGAGGAGATAAAAGACCATGTAAACAAAATGAAAGCGAAGTGGGAAACCTATGGTTGTACAATCATGTGTGATGGATGGAATGGTCCTACCAGGAtgtctattattaatttcatggtTTACTCAAAAGAAAGCACAGTTTTTCTAAAATCTATTGATGCTTCAAATCAAATAAAGgatcataaatacatatatgagcaattgaagaaaataattctgAAAGTTGGGAAGAAAAATGTGGTACAAGTTGTAACAGATAATGGCTCTACATTTGTTAAAGCTGGGAAGAAATTGATGGGAGATTACAATTTGTACTGGACTCCATGTGCAGCACATTGCATTGATCTCATGTTTGAAGATATTGGGAAGAATGAGAATGTGGCTATTGTCATCAAGCAGGTTAGAGCAATCACAACTTACATCTACAATCATAATTGGTTGCTAGCAAAGATGCGTGAAACTTGCAAAGGTGACATCATTCGTCTGGGACTTACACGATTTGCCACAAACTATCTTGCACTTGATAGCTTGGTTAAAAAGAAAGCAGGACTTAAGCAACTATTCACATCTACTGATTGGACTAATCATAATTATAGTGCTTCAAAAGAAGGCCAAACAGTGGAAAATATAGTACTTAATCATACTTTTTAG